One genomic region from Pirellulales bacterium encodes:
- a CDS encoding outer membrane protein transport protein, producing the protein MRRTWMPLIVLAVALLGARTALADGVMLDGVSPRATGRGGTNVGYADNGAMVLDNPAAMTNVEGNGLFDFGGDGVLTNLRYTDPTRSGVSTGFTPLPQIGYVRKSADGNWALGIGLFTPAGFSSHYYLTPNSFPPVEPFTGTQKYESFGSLSKILPALSYKVTDRLSVGGTFGVGVGYASLQGPYVLQNPTGVPAGTPVLIDVHGGGASPVWSAAMQYLLTDDTTIGVTYQSGTTFNLHGTAAVSTNLAGLPFSTTYQTATTHITWPQSVAIGARHKLCCHRTVAMDVIWFDWSQAFSQVGLSLQDSTNPLFPTIHENLPLNWHDSVSMKLGYEEILPTGGTFRIGYVYHPNPIPTSFLTPFLPATLTNTFTVGYGWTLRQWLLDVAWAHGFSGGHTVGTSGLIGPLGGPGDFSNATMRPQADVIAVSLIRPF; encoded by the coding sequence ATGCGGCGGACATGGATGCCGTTGATCGTTTTGGCCGTCGCCCTGCTGGGTGCGCGCACGGCGCTTGCCGACGGCGTGATGCTCGACGGCGTTTCGCCTCGCGCCACGGGGCGCGGCGGAACAAACGTCGGTTACGCCGACAACGGCGCCATGGTGCTCGACAATCCGGCCGCCATGACCAACGTCGAGGGCAATGGCCTGTTCGATTTCGGCGGCGACGGCGTGTTGACCAACCTGCGCTATACGGATCCGACGCGGTCCGGCGTAAGCACCGGCTTCACCCCATTGCCGCAGATCGGCTATGTACGCAAAAGCGCGGATGGCAATTGGGCCCTCGGCATTGGCCTGTTCACGCCGGCGGGCTTCTCATCGCACTATTACCTCACGCCGAATTCCTTTCCGCCGGTCGAACCATTCACCGGAACGCAGAAATACGAATCGTTTGGCTCGCTGAGCAAGATTCTCCCGGCCTTGAGCTACAAAGTGACCGATCGCTTGTCAGTCGGCGGGACGTTCGGCGTCGGCGTCGGCTATGCTTCGCTGCAAGGACCGTATGTACTGCAGAATCCGACCGGTGTGCCGGCGGGTACGCCCGTATTGATCGACGTGCATGGCGGCGGGGCCAGCCCGGTCTGGTCGGCCGCGATGCAGTATCTGCTCACGGACGACACGACGATCGGCGTGACATATCAAAGCGGGACGACGTTTAACTTGCATGGCACCGCGGCCGTAAGCACGAACCTGGCCGGCCTGCCCTTCTCGACGACTTACCAGACAGCCACGACCCATATTACGTGGCCGCAATCGGTGGCGATCGGTGCCCGGCACAAGCTTTGTTGCCACCGGACCGTGGCCATGGACGTGATTTGGTTCGACTGGTCGCAAGCCTTCAGCCAGGTGGGCTTGTCGCTACAGGATTCGACGAATCCGCTCTTTCCCACGATCCACGAGAACCTCCCGCTCAATTGGCACGACAGTGTGTCGATGAAACTGGGCTATGAAGAAATCCTGCCGACCGGCGGCACGTTCCGCATCGGCTACGTCTATCATCCCAATCCCATCCCCACGTCGTTTCTCACGCCGTTTTTGCCGGCCACGCTCACCAACACCTTCACGGTCGGCTACGGCTGGACATTGCGGCAATGGCTGCTCGACGTTGCCTGGGCGCACGGCTTCTCGGGCGGACATACCGTGGGTACAAGCGGGCTGATCGGGCCGCTGGGCGGGCCCGGCGATTTCAGCAATGCCACGATGCGACCCCAGGCCGACGTCATCGCCGTGAGCTTGATCCGACCGTTCTGA
- a CDS encoding class I SAM-dependent methyltransferase has protein sequence MDSAINRFFADHVPRFTQALEEFDRHIDRQAEPESDALVAELTHSINASLDDCAALEAQLAGEPQLLKETQIRYREAIWPWFGQSWFMNHALSKPRGYPGDYQMLTAIYDGVPRSRGLGGYLDRYFLNTSLGRAVPARLRLARKFLVDELNSRQGDVAVLNVACGPCREYLAGLPARNGQTTITLVDNDALALDYVQANVSPILANTAQVNFVRYNALRMTSAAVNIERFGRSDIIYSVGLCDYIPDKYLIPLLQGWRESLREGGVVYVAFKDCKLYQTPEYQWLVDWFFLQRTTEECRKLFELAGYDMDELDSVRDETGIIINYIARSKVPAFVRLDTAEPLSGPQTADVPATTDANRTI, from the coding sequence ATGGACTCCGCAATTAACCGCTTTTTCGCCGACCATGTTCCTCGATTCACGCAAGCACTCGAGGAATTCGATCGGCATATCGATCGACAGGCCGAACCTGAATCCGATGCGCTCGTGGCGGAGCTTACGCATTCGATCAACGCCTCGTTGGACGATTGTGCGGCGCTGGAAGCGCAGTTGGCCGGCGAGCCGCAACTGCTCAAAGAGACGCAGATCCGCTACCGCGAGGCCATCTGGCCCTGGTTCGGCCAAAGCTGGTTCATGAACCATGCGCTGTCGAAGCCGCGCGGCTACCCGGGCGATTACCAGATGTTGACCGCGATTTACGACGGCGTGCCCCGGTCGCGCGGGCTCGGTGGTTATCTTGACCGGTACTTTCTCAACACGTCGCTCGGTAGGGCCGTGCCGGCGCGCTTGCGCTTGGCGCGGAAGTTCCTTGTCGACGAGCTGAATAGCCGGCAGGGGGACGTCGCCGTGCTGAACGTGGCCTGTGGACCGTGCCGGGAATATCTGGCCGGTCTTCCGGCACGCAATGGGCAGACGACGATAACCCTCGTCGACAATGACGCGCTGGCGCTGGATTACGTGCAGGCCAACGTCTCGCCGATCCTGGCCAACACCGCTCAAGTCAATTTCGTGCGCTACAACGCACTACGGATGACGTCAGCAGCGGTAAATATCGAGCGCTTCGGCCGCAGCGACATCATTTACAGCGTCGGGCTGTGCGATTATATCCCCGACAAGTATCTGATCCCGCTGCTGCAAGGTTGGCGTGAGTCGTTGCGCGAAGGAGGCGTGGTGTACGTGGCGTTCAAGGATTGCAAGCTCTACCAGACGCCGGAATACCAGTGGCTGGTCGATTGGTTCTTCCTGCAGCGCACCACGGAAGAATGCCGGAAGCTGTTCGAACTGGCCGGCTACGACATGGACGAACTGGATAGCGTCCGCGATGAAACGGGCATCATCATCAACTACATCGCGCGCAGCAAGGTTCCTGCATTCGTGCGCTTGGATACGGCAGAGCCGTTGTCGGGCCCGCAAACTGCCGACGTTCCGGCGACGACGGATGCGAACCGTACGATCTAG